One window of the Xenopus tropicalis strain Nigerian chromosome 10, UCB_Xtro_10.0, whole genome shotgun sequence genome contains the following:
- the itgb3 gene encoding integrin beta-3 — MKPDLYICILQLLLLTAGTWGASICATRGVTSCQKCLAVNPQCAWCSQENFGKGAPRCDLKSALLSNGCEMENIEFPVSTFQVAENRPLSVKGSEGDTREITQISPQKIDLYLRPDDPKVFNLQVRQVEDYPVDIYYLMDLSYSMKDDLIKIQTLGTSLSERMRRLTSNLRIGFGAFVDKPMAPYMFMSPPEVIKNPCYEFHTECMPTFGYKHILALTDEVTRFNEEVQKQKVSRNRDSPEGGFDAVIQAAVCDNKIGWRNESSHLLVFTTDARTHIALDGRLAGIVQPNDGKCHLDLNNNYAASTTLDYPSIGLMTEKLSEKNINLVFAVTNEVLSLYTKYSELIPGTTVGVLSQDSSNVIQLIENSYEKIRSKVELEVRDLPEELSLSFSASCQNDEFTPGLKSCTGLKIGDTVSFSIEAKVRECPSVREKTFTIKPVGFKDSLTVTVHFQCDCACQDYDQPNSTLCNHGNGTLSCGICQCNPGWLGPYCECSEEDYNPSQQDRCSPKEGATICNRRGECVCGQCVCHANDLGKVWGKYCECDDFSCLRYKGEMCSGHGQCNCGDCICESDWTGHYCNCTTRTDTCMSSSGLLCSGRGQCVCGKCECTQPGSYGDTCEKCPTCPDACTFKKGCVECKKFERGPWFEDSSCKHICRDEIESVNELVDNGKNAVNCTYKDENDCVVRFQYYEDSSGKSVLYVINEAECPQGPDILVVLMSVMGAILLIGLVALLIWKLLISIHDRREFVKFEEERAKAKWDTAHNPLYKGATSTFTNITYRGNTE, encoded by the exons GTGCCAGTATCTGTGCCACTCGTGGGGTAACCTCTTGCCAGAAATGCCTTGCTGTGAACCCACAATGTGCATGGTGTTCCCAAGAG AATTTTGGGAAAGGAGCTCCCCGCTGTGACCTCAAATCTGCACTTCTGAGCAATGGATGTGAGATGGAGAACATCGAATTCCCAGTCAGTACCTTCCAAGTAGCTGAAAACCGACCCTTAAGTGTCAAAGGTTCAGAAGGTGACACCAGGGAAATAACCCAGATATCTCCTCAGAAGATTGACCTGTACCTAAGACCAG ATGACCCCAAGGTCTTCAACCTACAAGTAAGGCAAGTAGAAGACTATCCTGTGGATATCTACTACCTTATGGACCTTTCATACTCCATGAAGGATGATTTAATCAAGATTCAAACCCTCGGCACTAGTTTATCAGAAAGGATGCGTCGGCTAACCAGTAACCTGCGgattggatttggtgcatttgtTGACAAACCCATGGCACCATACATGTTCATGTCACCTCCTGAAGTCATCAAAAACCCCTGTTATGA ATTTCACACTGAGTGCATGCCCACTTTTGGATATAAACACATCCTGGCACTTACAGATGAAGTCACACGATTTAATGAGGAGGTCCAGAAACAGAAGGTCTCCCGAAACCGTGATTCTCCTGAGGGTGGATTTGATGCAGTGATACAGGCAGCTGTGTGCGAT AATAAGATTGGCTGGAGAAATGAATCCTCTCACCTACTGGTCTTCACCACAGATGCTAGAACCCACATAGCACTAGATGGTAGACTGGCTGGTATTGTTCAACCCAATGATGGAAAATGCCACCTTGATCTAAATAACAACTATGCTGCTTCCACCACTCTG GATTATCCATCCATTGGCCTTATGACCGAAAAGCTCTCAGAGAAGAATATTAATCTGGTGTTTGCAGTCACAAATGAAGTACTGAGCCTGTACACA AAATACAGTGAACTGATCCCTGGCACCACGGTGGGAGTTTTATCCCAGGATTCAAGCAATGTCATCCAGCTTATTGAAAATTCCTATGAG AAGATCCGCTCAAAGGTGGAGCTTGAGGTGCGCGACCTTCCGGAGGAGCTGTCCCTTTCCTTTAGTGCTTCCTGCCAGAACGATGAGTTCACTCCTGGTCTAAAATCTTGCACTGGCCTCAAGATTGGAGATACA GTAAGTTTCTCCATTGAAGCCAAGGTACGAGAATGTCCATCAGTACGAGAAAAAACATTCACCATCAAACCTGTTGGATTTAAGGATTCGTTAACAGTCACTGTGCATTTTCAATGTGACTGTGCTTGTCAGGATTATGACCAGCCTAACAGCACTCTTTGCAATCATGGGAATGGCACCTTGAGCTGCGGAATCTGTCAGTGTAACCCCGGCTGGTTAGGACCTTACTGCGAGTGTTCCGAAGAGGACTACAATCCCTCCCAACAGGATCGCTGCAGCCCAAAGGAAGGGGCAACCATTTGCAATCGAAGAGGGGAGTGTGTCTGTGGGCAATGTGTGTGCCATGCCAATGACCTAGGCAAGGTGTGGGGTAAATACTGTGAATGTGACGACTTCTCCTGTTTGCGGTACAAGGGGGAGATGTGCTCAG GGCATGGCCAGTGCAACTGTGGTGATTGTATTTGTGAGTCTGACTGGACAGGGCATTACTGCAATTGCACCACTCGCACAGATACCTGCATGTCCAGCAGCGGCCTCTTGTGCAGTGGGAGAGGTCAATGTGTCTGTGGGAAGTGTGAATGTACCCAGCCCGGCTCCTACGGAGATACTTGCGAAAAATGCCCTACCTGCCCTGATGCCTGCACCTTTAAGAA GGGCTGTGTGGAGTGCAAAAAATTTGAGAGAGGCCCCTGGTTTGAGGATTCTTCTTGCAAGCACATTTGCCGGGATGAGATTGAGTCTGTCAATGAGCTGG TGGACAATGGAAAGAATGCAGTGAATTGCACCTATAAGGATGAAAATGACTGTGTGGTCAGATTTCAGTACTACGAGGACTCAAGTGGGAAATCTGTATTGTACGTCATTAATGAAGCAG AGTGCCCACAAGGTCCTGATATTCTGGTAGTCCTCATGTCTGTCATGGGTGCCATACTGCTTATCGGGTTGGTAGCTTTGCTCATATGGAAGCTGCTTATTAGCATTCACGATCGACGCGAATTTGTCAAGTTTGAAGAAGAGAGAGCTAAAGCCAAATGGGACACG GCTCACAATCCTCTCTATAAAGGAGCCACGTCCACGTTTACCAATATAACCTACCGTGGGAATACTGAGTGA